In Acidimicrobiales bacterium, the following proteins share a genomic window:
- a CDS encoding ferredoxin — translation MRVVVDFDLCESNAICMGIAPEVFEVRDDDFLYVLDETPPESMRAKLEEAVQRCPKQAISIAED, via the coding sequence ATGCGAGTCGTCGTCGATTTCGACCTGTGCGAGAGCAACGCAATCTGCATGGGCATCGCGCCCGAGGTGTTCGAGGTGCGTGATGACGACTTCCTCTACGTGCTCGACGAGACGCCCCCGGAATCGATGAGGGCCAAGCTCGAGGAAGCGGTGCAGCGCTGCCCGAAGCAGGCGATCTCGATCGCGGAGGACTGA
- a CDS encoding FAD-dependent oxidoreductase → MDDSIAVVGASLAGLHAARTLRHEGFGGRLTVVDADPHTPYDRPPLSKQVLTGDWGIDRIVLPAATEDLDLEWQLGCRAVALDAATRRLSLDGPGATTTEEFGQVVVATGAAARRLPGTEGIAGIHVLRDLDDAVAVREALDGGAARVVVIGAGFIGAEVAASCRHRDLAVTVVEALPVPLERALGAEMGAVCARLHEHHGVDLRLGTGVQGFETDTAPDGAERVRAVVLADGSTVDADLVVVGIGVAVNTGWLEGSGLRLDDGVVTDETLLAAPGVVAAGDVARYPSARFGQPLRVEHWEHAISGGEAAAHRLLAERAGTAPAVFDPVPWFWSDQYDRKIQLAGRPGPGDEVAVVHGSTDEFRFVALYRRGDRLVGVLGMNRPRHVMQLRALLEEDADWDAALERAAAL, encoded by the coding sequence ATGGATGACTCGATCGCCGTCGTCGGCGCGTCGCTGGCCGGCCTGCACGCGGCGCGGACCCTCCGCCACGAGGGGTTCGGCGGGCGGTTGACCGTCGTCGACGCCGACCCCCACACGCCCTACGACCGCCCTCCGCTCTCGAAGCAGGTCCTCACCGGGGACTGGGGGATCGACCGCATCGTCCTGCCCGCCGCCACCGAGGACCTCGATCTCGAGTGGCAACTCGGTTGCCGGGCGGTGGCGCTCGACGCCGCCACCCGTCGCCTGAGCCTCGACGGCCCGGGCGCGACGACGACGGAGGAGTTCGGACAGGTCGTCGTCGCCACCGGCGCCGCGGCCCGTCGCCTCCCGGGCACCGAGGGCATCGCCGGCATCCACGTGCTGCGTGATCTCGACGACGCGGTGGCCGTCCGTGAGGCCCTCGACGGCGGAGCGGCCCGGGTGGTCGTGATCGGTGCCGGCTTCATCGGCGCCGAGGTGGCGGCGAGCTGTCGGCACCGCGACCTCGCGGTCACGGTCGTGGAGGCCCTGCCCGTCCCGCTCGAGCGGGCCCTGGGCGCCGAGATGGGCGCGGTGTGCGCCCGCCTCCACGAGCACCACGGCGTCGACCTGCGGCTCGGTACCGGGGTCCAGGGGTTCGAGACCGACACGGCGCCCGACGGCGCCGAGCGGGTCCGGGCGGTGGTCCTCGCCGACGGCTCGACCGTCGACGCCGACCTGGTCGTCGTCGGCATCGGCGTCGCGGTGAACACCGGCTGGCTCGAGGGATCCGGGCTCCGCCTCGACGACGGCGTCGTCACCGACGAGACGCTCCTGGCCGCCCCGGGGGTCGTCGCCGCCGGCGACGTGGCCCGGTACCCCAGCGCCCGGTTCGGCCAGCCCCTGCGCGTCGAGCACTGGGAGCACGCCATCAGTGGTGGGGAGGCCGCCGCCCACCGGCTGCTGGCCGAGCGCGCCGGCACGGCACCGGCGGTGTTCGACCCCGTGCCCTGGTTCTGGAGCGACCAGTACGACCGCAAGATCCAGCTCGCCGGCCGTCCCGGTCCGGGCGACGAGGTGGCCGTCGTGCACGGCAGCACCGACGAGTTCCGGTTCGTGGCGCTCTACCGCCGGGGAGACCGCCTCGTCGGCGTCCTCGGCATGAACCGACCGCGCCACGTGATGCAACTGCGGGCGCTGCTCGAGGAGGACGCCGACTGGGACGCAGCCCTCGAACGGGCGGCGGCGCTGTGA
- a CDS encoding NUDIX domain-containing protein: MSDADPDEEMVEMLDDLGQVVSLVTRREMRERNLLHRAVFVAVVNGSDEILVHRRAPWKDIWPDAWDIAVGGIVTPGEAWEAAAARELVEETGVTVELGYLGEGEYSDGEVRELARVYHARSEGPFTFVDGEIVEAAWVPIAQLREWLVGRAVCPDSIALVLPRLDAP; the protein is encoded by the coding sequence GTGAGCGACGCCGACCCCGACGAGGAGATGGTCGAGATGCTCGACGACCTCGGCCAGGTGGTCTCGCTCGTCACGCGCCGGGAGATGCGCGAGCGCAACCTGTTGCACCGGGCGGTCTTCGTCGCGGTGGTCAACGGGTCCGACGAGATCCTCGTGCACCGGCGAGCCCCCTGGAAGGACATCTGGCCGGACGCCTGGGACATCGCCGTGGGCGGCATCGTCACCCCCGGGGAGGCCTGGGAGGCCGCCGCGGCGCGCGAGCTGGTCGAGGAGACGGGGGTCACCGTCGAACTCGGCTACCTCGGTGAGGGGGAGTACTCCGACGGCGAGGTGCGGGAGCTCGCCCGCGTGTACCACGCCCGCTCGGAAGGGCCCTTCACCTTCGTCGACGGCGAGATCGTCGAGGCGGCGTGGGTCCCGATCGCGCAGCTGCGGGAGTGGCTCGTTGGCCGGGCGGTCTGTCCTGACAGCATCGCCCTGGTCCTGCCCCGCCTCGACGCACCGTGA
- a CDS encoding lysoplasmalogenase, which produces MNATAFLLLSITVVVVALDWLAVATGRRPAELVLKPLAMVGLLGVALAIDASDPAARWAVVVAVVLSLVGDVCLMVRRDLFVPGLAAFLLAHLAYIVAFVVVGAWGSGLLVGAAVVAVAVVVVGPRILRGAAAESPALRVPVTAYLVAISAMVVLAFGTGSVTVVAGAVLFYLSDALIGWTRFVRDLERGRLAVMVTYHLGQILLVLGILLAA; this is translated from the coding sequence GTGAACGCCACGGCGTTCCTCCTGCTCTCGATCACCGTCGTCGTGGTGGCCCTCGACTGGCTCGCCGTGGCGACAGGCCGGCGGCCGGCGGAGCTGGTGCTCAAGCCGTTGGCCATGGTCGGGCTGCTCGGCGTCGCCCTGGCGATCGACGCGTCCGATCCGGCGGCGCGATGGGCCGTCGTGGTCGCCGTGGTGTTGTCGCTGGTGGGCGACGTGTGCCTCATGGTGCGACGCGACCTCTTCGTGCCCGGCCTGGCCGCGTTCCTCCTCGCCCACCTCGCCTACATCGTCGCCTTCGTCGTGGTCGGTGCCTGGGGATCGGGGCTCCTGGTCGGGGCGGCCGTCGTCGCGGTGGCGGTGGTGGTGGTCGGGCCCCGGATCCTTCGGGGCGCGGCGGCCGAGTCGCCGGCGCTGCGGGTGCCGGTCACGGCGTACCTCGTCGCGATCTCCGCCATGGTCGTGCTGGCCTTCGGGACGGGCTCGGTCACGGTCGTCGCCGGCGCCGTGCTCTTCTACCTGAGCGACGCCCTCATCGGCTGGACGCGGTTCGTCCGCGACCTGGAACGGGGCCGGCTCGCGGTGATGGTCACCTACCACCTCGGTCAGATCCTCCTCGTCCTCGGGATCCTCCTCGCGGCGTGA
- a CDS encoding FMN-binding glutamate synthase family protein, translating to MWWLVALAVVVVLLVAVAVYDLVQRRHAILRNFPVIGHLRFILESIGPEVRQYIVTDNDQERPFSRDQRRWVYTSSKAGNTYFGFGTDNNLDIAENYLVIKHAAFPLPAPPGEPVHPDPDVPLPCAKVLGRARGRRHAFRPDSVANISAMSFGSLSARAVEALNRGAAMAHALQTTGEGGISEHHRHGGELIWQIGTGYFGCRDERGDFDLARLVDAAAGAPVRAIEIKLSQGAKPGLGGMLPGAKVTPEIAAIRGVPVGKDCLSPAAHRAFSDVDGLLELLERIADATGLPVGIKSAVGEGAFWEDLALRMVRTGTGPDFVVIDGGEGGTGAAPLTFSDHVSLPFRWGFSRVYRTFREQGLTDDLVLVGSGKLGLPENALSAMAMGADMVNVGRTAMFSIGCIQAQRCHTDRCPVGVATQSPRLQRGLDPDLKSVRCANYLASLRFELVRLARACGVCHPALVPAERLELLQDRWQSVPLPDVVGYAQGWGLPPASDRAEITRVMADLARRRPATTSDGPAGRS from the coding sequence ATGTGGTGGCTCGTCGCGCTCGCGGTCGTCGTGGTCCTCCTCGTCGCGGTCGCCGTCTACGACCTCGTCCAGCGTCGCCACGCCATCCTGCGCAACTTCCCGGTCATCGGGCACCTCCGCTTCATCCTGGAGTCGATCGGCCCCGAGGTCCGCCAGTACATCGTCACCGACAACGACCAGGAGCGTCCCTTCAGCCGCGACCAGCGGCGGTGGGTGTACACGTCGTCCAAGGCGGGGAACACCTACTTCGGCTTCGGCACCGACAACAACCTCGACATCGCCGAGAACTACCTCGTCATCAAGCACGCCGCGTTCCCGCTCCCGGCGCCGCCCGGCGAGCCCGTCCACCCCGACCCCGACGTGCCGCTCCCGTGCGCCAAGGTCCTCGGTCGGGCCCGCGGTCGTCGGCACGCCTTCCGACCCGACTCGGTCGCCAACATCTCGGCCATGAGCTTCGGCTCGCTCAGCGCCCGCGCCGTCGAGGCGTTGAACCGCGGCGCGGCGATGGCGCACGCGTTGCAGACCACCGGCGAGGGGGGCATCTCCGAACACCATCGCCACGGGGGCGAGCTCATCTGGCAGATCGGCACCGGCTACTTCGGGTGCCGCGACGAACGTGGCGACTTCGACCTTGCCCGCCTCGTCGACGCGGCGGCGGGAGCGCCGGTGCGGGCCATCGAGATCAAGTTGAGCCAGGGTGCCAAGCCGGGCCTCGGCGGGATGTTGCCCGGCGCCAAGGTGACGCCCGAGATCGCCGCCATCCGCGGCGTCCCGGTGGGCAAGGACTGCCTGAGCCCTGCGGCGCACCGGGCCTTCTCCGACGTCGACGGGCTCCTGGAGCTCCTCGAACGGATCGCCGACGCGACCGGACTGCCCGTCGGGATCAAGTCCGCCGTCGGTGAGGGCGCGTTCTGGGAGGACCTCGCCCTGCGCATGGTGCGCACCGGGACGGGCCCCGACTTCGTGGTGATCGACGGTGGGGAGGGCGGCACCGGCGCGGCGCCGCTCACGTTCTCCGACCACGTGTCGCTGCCGTTCCGGTGGGGCTTCTCGCGCGTGTACCGGACGTTCCGGGAGCAGGGCCTCACCGACGACCTGGTCCTCGTCGGTTCGGGGAAGCTGGGGTTGCCGGAGAACGCCCTGTCGGCGATGGCGATGGGCGCCGACATGGTGAACGTCGGTCGCACCGCCATGTTCTCGATCGGGTGCATCCAGGCCCAGCGCTGTCACACCGATCGCTGCCCCGTCGGGGTCGCCACCCAGTCCCCCCGCCTCCAACGCGGGCTCGACCCCGACCTCAAGTCGGTCCGGTGCGCCAACTACCTGGCGTCGTTGCGCTTCGAGCTCGTCCGCCTCGCCCGGGCCTGCGGCGTGTGCCACCCGGCCCTCGTCCCCGCCGAGCGTCTCGAGCTCCTCCAGGACCGTTGGCAGTCGGTGCCGCTCCCCGACGTCGTCGGCTACGCGCAGGGCTGGGGGTTGCCGCCGGCGTCGGACCGCGCCGAGATCACCCGGGTCATGGCCGATCTGGCCCGACGGCGCCCGGCGACGACCTCCGACGGGCCGGCCGGGCGGTCGTGA
- a CDS encoding alpha-1,4-glucan--maltose-1-phosphate maltosyltransferase: MSPGAPPRVVVAEVSPRIDGGRHPVKRVEGEPVVVGATVFADGHDVLHVVLSHRPPGSSRWVDVPMIPVNPGLDRWEATFVPVDQGTHPYKVLGWIDGFATWAHGTSRKLEAGQAVDSELLAGAALLEADAEGAPRRDAALLKEAAARLRSGDLSDLTDPGSDDRPSAATLHRRRLRRADAGSGPVVEVVVERERALFSTWYELFPRSTFVTGPTAADESAPLRHGTLRGVAEQLDRIAEMGFDVLYLPPVHPIGTSFRKGPENAETAGRGDPGSPWAIGSSAGGHTSVHPELGTLEDLHHLVEAAAATGVEIALDLAFQCSPDHPWVTEHPEWFAHRPDGTIQYAENPPKRYQDIYPLDFSGSAWRELWEALLEVAEFWMDRGIRIFRVDNPHTKPFAFWEWFIAQLRRRDPEVVLLSEAFSRPAIMAELAKVGFTQSYTYFTWRTTKAELTDYAREVTTGPGADASRPNFWPNTPDILAWHLQGASRAMFALRHLLAATLSASYGVYGPAFELCENVPAGNGKEEYGRSEKYELRRWELDADPSLRDQLTRVNRVRHECLALHTNRTLRFHHAPNDQVLAYSKTTHDGPDPDPARPARNPVLVVVNLDDREVQRATLELDLASLGIDPSRPFHALDLLTGRRFAWEGAHPFVELDPERQPGHLLRISQPPADGTDPRP, from the coding sequence ATGAGCCCCGGCGCTCCCCCCCGTGTCGTCGTCGCCGAGGTCTCCCCCCGGATCGACGGCGGGCGTCATCCCGTCAAGCGCGTCGAGGGCGAGCCCGTCGTCGTCGGGGCCACGGTGTTCGCCGACGGCCACGACGTCCTCCACGTGGTCCTCAGCCACCGTCCGCCCGGTTCGAGCCGGTGGGTCGATGTCCCCATGATCCCGGTGAACCCGGGACTCGACCGATGGGAGGCGACGTTCGTCCCCGTGGACCAGGGCACACACCCCTACAAGGTGCTCGGCTGGATCGACGGCTTCGCGACCTGGGCCCACGGGACGTCCCGCAAGCTCGAGGCCGGCCAGGCCGTCGACTCCGAGCTCCTCGCCGGTGCCGCCCTGCTCGAGGCCGACGCCGAGGGAGCACCGCGACGCGACGCCGCGCTCCTGAAGGAGGCGGCCGCCCGGTTGCGTTCCGGCGACCTGAGCGACCTCACCGACCCCGGCAGCGACGACCGGCCCTCCGCCGCCACGCTGCACCGCCGTCGGTTGCGGCGGGCCGACGCAGGGTCGGGTCCCGTCGTCGAGGTGGTCGTCGAGCGCGAGCGGGCGCTGTTCAGCACGTGGTACGAGCTGTTCCCCCGTTCGACGTTCGTCACCGGGCCCACTGCGGCCGACGAGTCCGCACCGCTGCGCCACGGCACGCTGCGCGGCGTCGCGGAGCAGCTCGACCGGATCGCCGAGATGGGGTTCGACGTCTTGTACCTGCCGCCCGTGCACCCCATCGGCACCTCCTTCCGCAAGGGGCCGGAGAACGCCGAGACAGCCGGACGCGGCGATCCGGGGAGCCCGTGGGCGATCGGCTCCTCCGCCGGGGGCCACACCTCCGTGCACCCCGAGCTCGGCACCCTCGAGGACCTCCACCACCTCGTCGAGGCGGCTGCGGCGACGGGCGTCGAGATCGCCCTCGACCTGGCGTTCCAGTGCTCTCCCGACCATCCCTGGGTCACCGAGCACCCCGAGTGGTTCGCCCACCGCCCCGACGGCACGATCCAGTACGCCGAGAACCCGCCCAAGCGCTACCAGGACATCTATCCGCTCGACTTCTCCGGGTCGGCGTGGCGCGAGCTCTGGGAAGCGCTGCTCGAGGTCGCCGAGTTCTGGATGGACCGGGGGATCCGGATCTTCCGGGTCGACAACCCCCACACCAAGCCCTTCGCCTTCTGGGAGTGGTTCATCGCCCAGCTGCGCCGACGCGACCCGGAGGTGGTGCTGCTGTCGGAGGCCTTCAGCCGTCCCGCGATCATGGCCGAGCTGGCGAAGGTCGGGTTCACCCAGAGCTACACGTACTTCACGTGGCGCACGACCAAGGCCGAGCTCACCGACTACGCCCGGGAGGTCACCACCGGGCCGGGAGCCGACGCGTCCCGGCCGAACTTCTGGCCGAACACCCCGGACATCCTGGCTTGGCACCTCCAGGGTGCCAGCCGGGCGATGTTCGCGCTCCGCCACCTCCTCGCCGCCACCCTGAGTGCCAGCTACGGCGTCTACGGCCCGGCCTTCGAGCTGTGCGAGAACGTCCCGGCGGGCAACGGCAAAGAGGAGTACGGGCGGTCCGAGAAGTACGAGCTGCGCCGTTGGGAGCTCGACGCCGACCCGAGTCTCCGTGACCAGCTGACCAGGGTGAACCGGGTCCGCCACGAGTGCCTCGCGCTGCACACGAACCGCACCCTGCGGTTCCACCACGCCCCCAACGACCAGGTGCTGGCGTACTCGAAGACCACCCACGACGGCCCCGACCCCGATCCGGCCCGGCCGGCGCGCAATCCCGTGCTCGTGGTGGTCAACCTCGACGACCGCGAGGTCCAGCGGGCCACGCTCGAGCTCGACCTCGCGTCCCTCGGCATCGACCCCTCCCGACCGTTCCACGCCCTCGACCTGCTGACCGGACGCCGCTTCGCGTGGGAGGGTGCACATCCCTTCGTCGAACTGGACCCGGAACGCCAGCCCGGCCACCTCCTGCGGATCAGCCAGCCCCCCGCCGACGGGACCGACCCCCGCCCCTGA
- the treS gene encoding maltose alpha-D-glucosyltransferase, which yields MLDDSTDQHDWYKDAVIYELHVRAFGDSDDDGIGDFDGLTDKLDYLAQLGVTALWLLPFYPSPLRDDGYDIADYGDIHPSYGDLRAFRRFLREAHRRGLRVITELVLNHTSDQHPWFQRARRAPPGSRWRDFYVWNDTPDRYPGVRIIFEDYETSNWTWDPVAKAYYWHRFFSHQPDLNFDNPEVRTTMLRAVDKWLELGVDGVRLDAVPYLFERDGTNCENLPETHEFLKQLRAHVDSRFPGRMLLAEANQWPEDAVAYFGDGDECHAAFHFPLMPRLFMALRMEDRSPVIDISQQTPEIPANCQWAIFLRNHDELTLEMVTDEERDYMYRAYAADPEMRVNVGIRRRLAPLMQNDRRKIELMNGLLFALPGAPVIYYGDELGMGDNVYLGDRDAVRTPMQWSPDRNAGFSGANPQRLYLPVIIDPEYHYETVNVEAQNNNPSSLLWWMRRLIALRAQHRVLGRGDIEFLLPENGKVLAFLRRDEHETVLVVANLSRHATAVSLDLHEHRGSVPVEMFGHTEFAPVADGPYQLTLGPHGFYWFSLESRRSDVSPEFPHGRDLPTLSVASDWRTLLRGRGRSAFERALPRYLADSRWYAGKGRTIRALETLDVVPLARTRARQATAQAFLVLTHIDYAEGEPETYLLPLTVADANRADELLADHPNCGIGWVDVRATGERLFLHDALVDPTLMTSALEAFRNRRTFASTGGADLRASVNARFRRAIADLPADELAVHTLGGDTSNTSVGFGQHFVMKIFRRAQEGVNPDLEIGRFLTEEAGFTHSPPLFGALEYQKGSRREPRTLAVLSGFVPNEGDAWQYTLDQLGLFYESAQQRIPDSEAWVPPWSTWLDSLWWQPADAVADALGPYLGAAELLGRRTAELHHALASGVDEAFAPEPFTTLYQRSLYQSMRAQVRPTLGAVRKALKGLDDEVRPLAEELLASEAEILDCFSQLRSHRFDVHRIRVHGDYHLGQVLHAGREFVIVDFEGEPSRSPTERRIKRSALSDVAGMVRSFHYAQVAALRDLDHQGWLPTEQREPMRDRGRVWQFWVTIRFLRGYLDAAEGSSFLPVDMADVDALLTTYTLDKALYEVRYELGHRPDWASIPVRGVLDLVRPHGSPAS from the coding sequence ATGCTCGACGACTCGACCGACCAGCACGACTGGTACAAGGACGCCGTCATCTACGAGTTGCACGTCCGCGCCTTCGGCGACTCCGACGACGACGGCATCGGTGACTTCGACGGGCTGACCGACAAGCTCGACTACCTCGCCCAGCTGGGCGTGACCGCCCTCTGGCTCCTGCCGTTCTACCCGTCGCCGCTGCGCGACGACGGCTACGACATCGCCGACTACGGCGACATCCACCCCAGTTACGGCGATCTGCGGGCTTTTCGCCGGTTCCTCCGCGAGGCTCATCGCCGGGGTCTTCGGGTGATCACCGAGCTCGTGCTCAACCACACCTCCGACCAGCACCCGTGGTTCCAGCGGGCCCGACGGGCGCCGCCGGGAAGCCGGTGGCGGGACTTCTACGTGTGGAACGACACCCCCGACCGCTATCCGGGCGTGCGGATCATCTTCGAGGACTACGAGACGTCGAACTGGACGTGGGACCCGGTGGCCAAGGCCTACTACTGGCACCGCTTCTTCTCCCACCAGCCCGACCTCAACTTCGACAACCCCGAGGTGCGCACCACGATGCTGCGCGCCGTGGACAAGTGGCTCGAGCTCGGGGTCGACGGCGTGCGCCTCGACGCCGTTCCCTACCTCTTCGAGCGCGACGGCACGAACTGCGAGAACCTCCCCGAGACCCACGAGTTCCTCAAGCAGCTCCGGGCCCACGTCGACAGCCGCTTCCCCGGCCGGATGCTGCTCGCCGAGGCCAACCAGTGGCCCGAGGACGCCGTCGCCTACTTCGGGGACGGCGACGAGTGCCACGCCGCCTTCCACTTCCCGCTCATGCCCCGGCTCTTCATGGCCCTGCGCATGGAGGACCGGTCCCCGGTCATCGACATCAGCCAGCAGACACCCGAGATCCCCGCGAACTGCCAGTGGGCGATCTTCCTGCGCAACCACGACGAGCTGACGCTCGAGATGGTCACCGACGAAGAGCGTGACTACATGTACCGGGCCTATGCCGCCGACCCGGAGATGCGGGTCAACGTGGGCATCCGGCGGCGCCTGGCGCCGCTCATGCAGAACGACCGGCGGAAGATCGAGCTGATGAACGGGTTGCTCTTCGCCCTGCCAGGGGCCCCGGTCATCTACTACGGCGACGAGCTGGGCATGGGCGACAACGTCTACCTCGGCGACCGTGACGCGGTGCGCACGCCGATGCAGTGGAGCCCGGACCGCAACGCCGGCTTCTCGGGAGCCAACCCGCAGCGCCTCTACCTCCCGGTGATCATCGACCCCGAGTACCACTACGAGACGGTCAACGTCGAGGCCCAGAACAACAACCCCAGCTCGTTGCTGTGGTGGATGCGACGGCTGATCGCGCTGCGCGCCCAGCACCGGGTCCTCGGTCGCGGCGACATCGAGTTCCTCCTCCCGGAGAACGGCAAGGTGCTGGCCTTCCTGCGCCGCGACGAGCACGAGACGGTCCTGGTGGTCGCCAACCTCTCGCGCCACGCCACCGCGGTGTCGCTCGACCTGCACGAGCACCGGGGCTCGGTGCCGGTCGAGATGTTCGGCCACACGGAGTTCGCGCCGGTCGCCGACGGGCCGTACCAGTTGACCCTCGGCCCCCACGGCTTCTACTGGTTCTCGTTGGAGTCGCGACGCTCCGACGTGTCACCGGAGTTCCCGCACGGGCGCGACCTGCCGACGCTGTCGGTCGCGTCGGATTGGCGGACCCTCCTGCGGGGCAGGGGTCGGAGCGCCTTCGAGCGGGCGCTCCCGCGCTATCTGGCCGACAGCCGCTGGTACGCGGGCAAGGGACGCACGATCCGAGCCCTCGAGACGCTCGACGTGGTGCCGCTGGCGCGGACGCGTGCCCGCCAGGCGACGGCACAGGCCTTCCTCGTCCTGACCCACATCGACTACGCGGAGGGTGAGCCGGAGACCTACCTGCTCCCGCTGACCGTGGCCGATGCGAACCGGGCCGACGAGCTGCTCGCCGACCACCCCAACTGCGGCATCGGGTGGGTCGACGTCCGCGCCACCGGCGAGCGGCTCTTCCTCCACGACGCGCTCGTGGACCCGACCCTCATGACCTCGGCGCTCGAGGCGTTCCGCAACCGGCGGACCTTCGCGTCGACCGGAGGAGCGGACCTGCGGGCTTCGGTGAACGCCCGCTTCCGGCGCGCCATCGCCGACCTCCCCGCCGACGAGTTGGCGGTGCACACCCTCGGCGGGGACACGAGCAACACCTCGGTCGGGTTCGGCCAGCACTTCGTCATGAAGATCTTCCGGCGGGCCCAGGAGGGGGTCAACCCCGACCTCGAGATCGGCCGGTTCCTCACCGAAGAGGCCGGGTTCACCCATTCACCCCCCCTCTTCGGGGCCCTCGAGTACCAGAAGGGCTCGCGACGCGAGCCTCGCACCCTCGCGGTGCTGTCGGGGTTCGTCCCCAACGAGGGCGACGCGTGGCAGTACACCCTCGACCAGCTGGGCCTGTTCTACGAGTCGGCCCAGCAGCGGATCCCCGACAGCGAGGCGTGGGTGCCACCGTGGTCGACGTGGCTCGACTCGCTCTGGTGGCAGCCGGCCGATGCGGTGGCCGACGCCCTCGGCCCCTACCTGGGTGCCGCCGAGCTGCTCGGCAGGCGCACCGCGGAGCTCCACCACGCCCTGGCCTCGGGCGTGGACGAGGCGTTCGCCCCCGAGCCGTTCACGACGCTCTACCAGCGGTCGCTCTACCAGTCGATGCGGGCCCAGGTCCGTCCGACGCTCGGGGCGGTACGCAAGGCCCTCAAGGGGCTGGACGACGAGGTCCGCCCGCTCGCCGAGGAGCTGCTGGCCAGTGAGGCCGAGATCCTCGACTGCTTCTCGCAGCTGCGGTCGCACCGCTTCGACGTCCATCGGATCCGGGTCCACGGGGACTACCACCTGGGCCAGGTGCTGCACGCCGGTCGCGAGTTCGTCATCGTCGACTTCGAGGGCGAGCCGTCGCGCTCGCCGACCGAGCGGCGCATCAAGCGCAGCGCCCTCTCCGACGTGGCCGGCATGGTCCGCTCGTTCCACTATGCCCAGGTCGCCGCCCTCCGCGACCTCGACCACCAGGGGTGGTTGCCCACCGAACAACGCGAGCCGATGCGCGATCGGGGGCGCGTGTGGCAGTTCTGGGTGACCATCCGGTTCCTCAGGGGCTACCTCGACGCCGCCGAGGGGTCGTCCTTCCTGCCTGTCGACATGGCGGACGTCGACGCCCTGTTGACGACCTACACCCTCGACAAGGCGCTCTACGAGGTGCGCTACGAGCTCGGCCACCGGCCCGACTGGGCGAGCATCCCCGTGCGCGGGGTGCTCGACCTCGTCCGACCTCACGGATCGCCGGCATCGTGA